A part of Myxococcales bacterium genomic DNA contains:
- a CDS encoding N-acetyltransferase, giving the protein MGIRIHPTAVVHEKATLGEGTQVWLFCQVRENVTIGENCVFGKNVYVDSDVTIGRNCKIQNNVSLFHGVTLEEGVFAGPHVCFTNDLRPRAVNPDLSLKSADDWIVAKTLVKKGAALGANSTIVCGVTIGEWAMVAAGSVVTKDVPDFALVRGNPARIVGYVFPDGAKATFDEHDVAVAANGDKLVRERDGVVRRG; this is encoded by the coding sequence ATGGGCATCCGCATTCACCCCACCGCCGTCGTCCACGAGAAGGCCACCCTCGGCGAGGGCACCCAGGTCTGGTTGTTCTGCCAGGTGCGCGAGAACGTCACCATCGGCGAAAACTGCGTCTTCGGAAAGAACGTGTACGTCGACAGCGACGTCACCATCGGCAGAAACTGCAAGATCCAGAACAACGTGTCGCTGTTCCACGGCGTCACCCTCGAAGAGGGGGTCTTCGCCGGGCCGCACGTGTGCTTCACCAACGATCTGCGCCCGCGCGCGGTGAACCCCGACCTCAGCCTGAAGAGCGCCGACGACTGGATCGTGGCGAAGACCCTCGTGAAGAAGGGCGCGGCGCTGGGCGCAAACTCCACGATCGTGTGTGGCGTCACCATCGGCGAGTGGGCCATGGTCGCGGCGGGCTCGGTGGTCACGAAGGACGTGCCCGACTTCGCGCTCGTGCGGGGCAACCCGGCGCGCATCGTGGGCTATGTGTTCCCCGACGGGGCCAAGGCCACGTTCGACGAGCACGACGTGGCCGTGGCCGCGAACGGGGACAAGCTCGTGCGCGAGCGCGATGGCGTGGTCCGGCGCGGCTAG
- a CDS encoding flippase-like domain-containing protein → MTPKTKQRVAFLAKLAFTGALLTWLARKGALDMRALGVFLENTWLLLLNVVVFCTASVFIATVRWRLLVNLSGAHVGFWRSVSLQFVSLFFNVVIPGNVGGDVLKALYVARDEPKERRAGLLLVAFVERVVGLAGLITVGLIVVLVRGRTLWQDELFRPLISLVLLLGAGFVVGPAVFVLVMRSYGARLEAVAEGSTSPVGRLAQKVIAAFRLVSARPSLLLASLGLSMALHGTNMLFFMLLAAVVGHQEVTLGAIATIYPIGLLSLMLPVSAAGMGVGHMAFEKLFTAVSLQHGADVFNVFFFGQIAPCVFGVIPYLALRAKAPLPTAAEAAAAAETPPAP, encoded by the coding sequence ATGACCCCCAAGACGAAGCAGCGCGTCGCGTTCCTCGCGAAGCTCGCGTTCACCGGCGCGTTGCTCACGTGGCTCGCGCGGAAGGGCGCGCTCGACATGCGCGCGCTCGGGGTGTTCCTCGAGAACACGTGGCTGCTGCTGCTGAACGTCGTGGTCTTCTGCACGGCCTCGGTGTTCATCGCCACGGTGCGCTGGCGCTTGCTCGTGAACCTCTCGGGAGCGCACGTAGGCTTCTGGCGCTCGGTGTCGCTGCAGTTCGTGTCGCTCTTCTTCAACGTGGTCATTCCCGGCAACGTGGGGGGCGACGTGCTGAAGGCGCTCTACGTCGCGCGCGACGAGCCGAAGGAGCGCCGCGCGGGCCTGCTCCTCGTCGCCTTCGTGGAGCGCGTGGTCGGGCTCGCGGGCCTCATCACGGTCGGGCTCATCGTCGTGCTCGTGCGCGGCCGCACGCTCTGGCAAGACGAGCTCTTTCGCCCGCTCATCTCCCTCGTGTTGCTGCTCGGCGCGGGGTTCGTCGTGGGTCCGGCGGTGTTCGTGCTCGTCATGCGCTCCTACGGTGCGCGCCTCGAGGCGGTCGCGGAGGGCAGCACCTCCCCCGTGGGGCGGCTCGCGCAGAAGGTCATCGCGGCCTTCCGCCTCGTGTCGGCGCGCCCCTCGCTGCTCCTCGCGTCGCTCGGCCTCAGCATGGCCCTGCACGGCACCAACATGCTCTTCTTCATGCTGCTCGCCGCGGTCGTCGGGCACCAGGAGGTCACGCTCGGCGCCATCGCCACGATCTACCCCATCGGCCTCTTGAGCCTCATGCTGCCGGTGTCGGCCGCCGGCATGGGGGTCGGGCACATGGCCTTCGAGAAGCTCTTCACGGCCGTCTCGCTCCAGCACGGCGCCGACGTGTTCAACGTGTTCTTCTTCGGCCAGATCGCCCCGTGCGTCTTCGGGGTCATCCCCTACCTCGCGCTCCGCGCGAAGGCCCCGCTCCCCACGGCCGCCGAGGCCGCGGCCGCCGCTGAGACCCCGCCGGCGCCCTGA
- a CDS encoding serine/threonine protein kinase gives MIEPQFAGYRVVDTIGSGALATIYKAEQESLGRTVAIKALKGSIAPSSSFAAQLDREAKVLGELFHANVVLLVDYRAAATDEPSFLVLEYVDGPSLAELVARRRVLRPEAAAAIGYQVAEGLAHTHERGVVHRDIKPQNVLLSRRGDVKIIDFGIAERERLPSVAEPLPARDGPERRHAAFGTPAYMSPEQILGDTVDARSDLFSLGVILYRMLTGTRPFEGEASGGVAARVGAPRLRRDAPVPFRERAPDVPRPLERVVMKLLQKNPSDRFSTAREVADELGTFLRSFSGASPQRLVVAALVEAGYVKDDVGRRPGVSDASTRRTRRSAMSVRGSALGFAAIGAGFVLFAGLSEVVASDSRTVRAAGSRPLELAPAQGGSLRVLATPWAEVAVDGQFVDTTPFARSIPLPPGPHFVTLTHPNARPESRQVQIRSGEVVTVDVALDLGEARDAGTDADDASASASSASSAAPSRAP, from the coding sequence GTGATCGAGCCCCAGTTCGCCGGCTACCGGGTCGTGGACACGATCGGCTCGGGCGCGCTCGCCACGATCTACAAGGCAGAGCAGGAGAGCCTGGGGCGCACGGTCGCCATCAAGGCCCTGAAGGGCTCGATCGCGCCCTCGTCCAGCTTCGCCGCGCAGCTCGATCGCGAGGCCAAGGTGCTCGGCGAGCTCTTCCACGCGAACGTGGTCCTGCTCGTCGACTACCGCGCCGCCGCGACGGACGAGCCCTCGTTCCTGGTGCTCGAGTACGTCGACGGCCCGAGCCTCGCGGAGCTCGTCGCGCGACGACGCGTGCTGCGCCCCGAGGCCGCGGCGGCCATCGGCTACCAAGTCGCGGAAGGCCTCGCCCACACCCACGAGCGCGGCGTCGTGCACCGCGACATCAAGCCTCAGAACGTGCTGCTCTCCCGCCGGGGAGATGTAAAGATCATTGACTTCGGCATCGCAGAGCGCGAGCGACTGCCGAGCGTGGCCGAGCCGCTCCCCGCGCGCGATGGCCCGGAGCGGAGGCACGCGGCGTTCGGGACGCCCGCGTACATGTCGCCCGAGCAAATCCTCGGCGACACGGTCGACGCGCGCAGCGACCTCTTCTCCCTCGGGGTCATCCTCTACCGCATGCTCACGGGCACGCGGCCCTTCGAAGGCGAGGCGAGCGGCGGCGTGGCCGCCCGGGTCGGCGCGCCACGCCTCCGCCGCGACGCCCCGGTGCCGTTTCGAGAGCGCGCCCCCGACGTGCCCCGCCCGCTCGAGCGGGTCGTCATGAAGCTGCTCCAGAAGAACCCGAGCGACCGCTTCTCGACGGCCCGCGAGGTCGCCGACGAGCTCGGCACCTTCCTCAGGTCGTTCTCGGGCGCCTCTCCCCAGCGCCTCGTGGTCGCCGCGCTCGTCGAGGCCGGCTACGTCAAAGACGACGTCGGGCGGCGGCCCGGCGTGTCCGACGCCTCCACGCGGCGCACCCGCAGGTCGGCGATGAGCGTGCGCGGCTCTGCGCTGGGCTTCGCCGCGATCGGCGCGGGCTTCGTGCTGTTCGCGGGGCTCTCCGAGGTGGTGGCCAGCGACTCGCGCACGGTGCGCGCCGCCGGCTCGAGGCCGCTCGAGCTCGCGCCCGCCCAGGGGGGCTCGCTGCGGGTGCTCGCGACGCCGTGGGCGGAGGTCGCCGTCGACGGCCAGTTCGTCGACACCACCCCCTTCGCCCGGTCGATCCCGCTGCCGCCTGGTCCCCACTTCGTCACCCTCACGCACCCGAACGCACGCCCCGAGAGCCGCCAAGTGCAGATCCGCTCCGGTGAGGTCGTCACGGTCGACGTGGCGCTCGACCTCGGCGAAGCCCGAGATGCAGGCACCGACGCCGACGACGCGAGCGCCTCCGCGTCGAGCGCGAGCAGCGCAGCCCCGTCGAGGGCGCCGTGA
- a CDS encoding aspartyl protease family protein — MLVALAACDVPPTPAVPRASVVAPPHLGASDARAGPPSSRLARLQFEVSGRAFQLPVVTGTVGGVRTLLLVDTGASANMVTGWIARQAKLPLSSHGDTGRDHVGKTVTTARTSRPSLAVDGWGALPDRETLVVEVPAALERLGIGAFLSPQRLDAAAVVLDLPRGELREGRDLGDEKGALAEWASLSRPEARGLPEARVCLDRASLVGGLAFVLPARLRPPGGSPPREAELLVDTGAQRTDLLTTSPAGRALSPGSEPGESVFAASGTITTRRLRGVDLEIGDVRARLDVELLPGSTHPSCPRDGVLGMDVLRRCVLVFGQPPGGPPSLHARCLVDDLR; from the coding sequence TTGCTGGTCGCGCTCGCGGCGTGCGACGTGCCTCCGACGCCCGCCGTCCCCCGCGCGTCGGTGGTCGCCCCGCCGCATCTCGGCGCCAGCGACGCGCGAGCGGGCCCGCCGTCCTCGAGGCTCGCGCGCCTGCAGTTCGAGGTGTCGGGCCGCGCCTTCCAGCTCCCGGTCGTGACCGGGACGGTGGGGGGTGTGCGCACCTTGCTCCTGGTGGACACGGGGGCCAGCGCGAACATGGTCACCGGGTGGATCGCGCGGCAGGCCAAGCTGCCGCTCTCGAGCCACGGAGACACCGGGCGCGACCACGTGGGCAAGACCGTGACGACCGCCCGCACGTCGAGGCCGAGCCTCGCGGTAGATGGCTGGGGCGCGCTCCCAGATCGCGAGACGCTCGTGGTGGAGGTGCCGGCGGCCCTCGAGCGGCTGGGGATCGGCGCGTTCCTCTCGCCGCAGCGGCTCGACGCCGCGGCCGTCGTGCTCGATCTGCCCCGGGGCGAGCTCCGCGAGGGCAGAGACCTCGGCGACGAGAAGGGCGCGCTGGCCGAGTGGGCGAGCCTCTCGCGTCCCGAGGCGCGCGGGCTCCCCGAAGCGCGCGTGTGCCTCGACCGCGCGAGCCTCGTGGGTGGCTTGGCCTTCGTGCTCCCCGCCAGGCTCCGCCCCCCCGGCGGATCGCCCCCCCGCGAGGCGGAGCTCCTCGTCGACACCGGCGCCCAGCGCACCGATCTGCTCACCACGTCCCCCGCAGGGCGGGCGCTCTCTCCAGGATCCGAGCCGGGCGAGTCGGTCTTCGCCGCGTCCGGCACCATCACCACGCGCCGGCTCCGCGGGGTCGACCTGGAGATCGGCGACGTACGCGCCCGCCTCGACGTGGAGCTCCTTCCAGGGTCCACGCACCCCTCGTGCCCCCGGGACGGCGTGCTCGGCATGGACGTGCTCCGGAGGTGCGTCCTCGTCTTCGGGCAGCCGCCGGGCGGGCCGCCTTCGCTCCACGCCCGCTGCCTGGTCGACGACCTGCGCTGA
- a CDS encoding DUF1232 domain-containing protein, producing MSTVSRASLVSPARSSHGVSLAKVGRLSAVKRYFGDKDASFFGKAFVLFAVVYVVMPVDLIPEAIVPVLGWLDDVGVVALALGHLARVTAKYREVAALTAG from the coding sequence ATGTCGACCGTGTCTCGCGCTTCCCTCGTCTCTCCCGCCCGCTCCTCTCATGGCGTCTCGCTCGCCAAGGTCGGCCGCCTGTCGGCCGTGAAGCGCTACTTCGGCGACAAGGACGCGTCGTTCTTCGGCAAGGCCTTCGTGCTCTTCGCGGTGGTCTACGTGGTCATGCCGGTCGACCTCATCCCCGAGGCGATCGTCCCCGTGCTGGGCTGGCTCGACGACGTCGGCGTGGTCGCCCTCGCCCTCGGCCACCTCGCGCGGGTCACCGCGAAGTACCGCGAGGTCGCGGCGCTCACGGCCGGCTGA
- a CDS encoding DUF2914 domain-containing protein, which produces MDVGELLASAETPGPGPVAPVAPAPAPRTAPPSPPPPAPRSVSPVPLALRDKVRAFLARHGKKLWWLHSVYALCLGTGVVLFAQKGFQQARLLAISAGGAWLLVLLFFRLHGSGKRQASLEGAETKTKLRFYALTYALKNLYQGMLFFLLPFYWKSTTLDSRNGWFVVLVAACALLSTLDVVFDRVLLRWVALASVFHGVALFGCVNLIVPALFPDTRTLTSLMIAAGVTTLAFWTMNLELAAYRRRGVQVAIGTSAALAVLVAYAARTFIPPVPMHLSRASVGPMTLADGRLAMEVRALHPSVIQQLQAVTDVVVPGGRGDRLRHVWRHNGHEVVRAHEETSRVPGPAGSVRLRSRLSGDNLPAQLVGAWSVDVETEDGQLVGRATFVVEE; this is translated from the coding sequence ATGGACGTCGGCGAGCTGCTCGCGTCCGCGGAGACCCCCGGCCCGGGCCCCGTCGCGCCGGTCGCGCCCGCGCCTGCGCCCCGGACGGCCCCGCCGTCGCCGCCGCCGCCGGCCCCACGCTCGGTCTCCCCGGTCCCGCTCGCGCTCCGCGACAAGGTGCGCGCGTTCCTCGCGCGGCACGGCAAGAAGCTGTGGTGGCTGCACTCGGTCTACGCGCTGTGCCTCGGCACCGGCGTCGTGCTGTTCGCGCAGAAGGGCTTCCAGCAAGCCCGCCTCCTCGCGATCTCGGCCGGGGGCGCGTGGCTGCTCGTGCTGCTGTTCTTCCGCCTCCACGGCTCGGGGAAGCGCCAGGCCTCGCTCGAGGGCGCGGAGACCAAGACCAAGCTCCGGTTTTACGCGCTCACCTACGCGCTGAAGAACCTCTACCAGGGCATGCTGTTCTTCCTGCTGCCCTTCTATTGGAAGTCGACCACGCTCGACTCGCGGAACGGGTGGTTCGTGGTGCTCGTGGCGGCGTGCGCGCTGCTCTCCACGCTCGACGTGGTGTTCGACCGGGTGCTGTTGCGCTGGGTGGCGCTCGCGTCGGTCTTCCACGGCGTCGCGCTCTTCGGCTGCGTGAACCTCATCGTGCCGGCGCTCTTCCCCGACACCCGCACGCTCACGTCGCTGATGATCGCCGCGGGCGTCACGACCCTCGCGTTCTGGACGATGAACCTCGAGCTCGCCGCGTACCGGAGGCGCGGCGTGCAGGTCGCGATCGGCACGTCGGCGGCCCTCGCGGTGCTGGTCGCGTACGCCGCGCGCACGTTCATCCCTCCGGTGCCCATGCACCTGTCGCGCGCCTCGGTCGGGCCCATGACGCTCGCGGACGGCCGGCTCGCGATGGAGGTGCGGGCGCTGCACCCCTCGGTCATCCAGCAGCTCCAGGCCGTCACCGACGTGGTCGTGCCCGGCGGGCGGGGCGATCGTCTGCGGCACGTGTGGCGCCACAACGGGCACGAGGTCGTGCGCGCGCACGAGGAGACCTCGCGCGTACCGGGGCCCGCCGGCTCGGTGCGCCTGCGCTCGCGGCTCTCGGGCGACAACCTGCCCGCGCAGCTCGTGGGCGCGTGGTCGGTCGACGTGGAGACCGAGGACGGCCAGCTCGTCGGGCGCGCCACGTTCGTCGTCGAGGAGTGA
- a CDS encoding radical SAM protein, translated as MRADIGRGAERALQRTAEAVWPWLVRLNARIQRPAIAPKWAPGPLLKRKDRSFPSLGFPRETDSLCPTCVKEVRAAVLSGQRDLSSLVSDNPGEIRAQIVEEGGAVLMRKTCPRHGAFEDVMALDARFLRRIEQLYPGRDYLAPLTKLRDHGASSIQYGRGSVLVVDLTNRCNMMCDPCFMDANQVGFVHELAWEDVTKILDDSLTVKPRRQMSVQFSGGEPTLSPHFLGAIRYAREKGYFAVQVATNGVRFAQDPDLAKQAREAGLRMAYLQFDGIGNEANSHRKVGNLYDVKLRAIEHLHAAGIDVILVVTVVNGVNNEQVGKIIQFAIDNADKITVVSFQPVSFTGRDEDIDDETRRAQRYTLSHLARDVKDQCGFSEPLRDWFPLSAMGPFSDLTDTLLGERADWGSMKCGCHPNCGIGTVLFVNKRTKQCVPLTQFVNLEQLLVDIQEITDAAQGRTVTLAELVVALLRNYDPAAAPAGFSFPTLVRQFLSQTGARGSKIGEFEKDAHEFEWRLLFVAGMWFQDLFNYDFRRTEMCIIPYGTQMGEISFCAYNTGVGWRNILEKMKANASVADWYREHGRHAVYAKNQVLSLPPALGTIVHAGEPEPVATPAPKRRVTLRVLNDTP; from the coding sequence ATGCGAGCAGACATCGGCCGCGGCGCGGAGCGCGCACTCCAGAGAACCGCCGAGGCCGTGTGGCCCTGGCTCGTCCGACTGAACGCGCGAATCCAGCGCCCGGCGATCGCGCCCAAGTGGGCGCCTGGCCCGCTCTTGAAGCGCAAGGACCGCTCGTTCCCGTCGCTGGGCTTCCCCCGCGAGACCGACTCGCTCTGCCCCACCTGCGTCAAGGAGGTGCGCGCCGCGGTGCTCTCCGGCCAGCGCGATCTCTCGTCGCTCGTGAGCGACAACCCCGGCGAGATTCGGGCACAGATCGTGGAAGAGGGCGGCGCCGTGCTCATGCGCAAGACCTGCCCGCGCCACGGCGCGTTCGAGGACGTGATGGCCCTCGACGCCCGGTTCCTGCGCCGCATCGAGCAGCTCTACCCCGGCCGCGACTACCTCGCGCCGCTCACCAAGCTGCGCGATCACGGCGCCTCCAGCATCCAGTACGGGCGCGGCAGCGTGCTCGTGGTCGACCTCACGAACCGCTGCAACATGATGTGCGATCCGTGCTTCATGGACGCCAATCAGGTGGGCTTCGTGCACGAGCTCGCCTGGGAAGACGTCACCAAGATCCTCGACGACTCGCTCACGGTGAAGCCTCGCCGGCAGATGAGCGTGCAGTTCTCGGGCGGCGAGCCCACGCTCTCGCCCCACTTCCTGGGCGCCATCCGCTACGCGCGCGAGAAGGGCTATTTCGCGGTGCAGGTGGCCACGAACGGCGTCCGCTTCGCCCAAGACCCGGACCTCGCGAAGCAGGCGCGCGAGGCGGGGCTCCGCATGGCCTATCTCCAGTTCGACGGAATAGGCAACGAGGCGAACTCCCACCGAAAGGTAGGCAACCTGTACGACGTGAAGCTCCGCGCGATCGAGCACCTGCACGCCGCCGGCATCGACGTCATCCTCGTGGTCACCGTGGTGAACGGCGTCAACAACGAGCAGGTCGGCAAGATCATCCAGTTCGCGATCGACAACGCCGACAAGATCACGGTGGTGAGCTTCCAGCCCGTGAGCTTCACCGGCCGCGACGAGGACATCGACGACGAGACCCGCCGCGCCCAGCGCTACACGCTCTCGCACCTCGCGCGCGACGTGAAGGACCAGTGCGGCTTCTCGGAGCCGCTCCGCGACTGGTTCCCGCTCTCTGCGATGGGGCCGTTCAGCGATCTCACCGACACGCTCCTCGGCGAGCGCGCCGACTGGGGATCCATGAAGTGCGGGTGCCACCCCAACTGCGGTATCGGCACCGTGCTGTTCGTGAACAAGCGCACGAAACAGTGTGTGCCCCTCACGCAGTTCGTGAACCTCGAGCAGCTGTTGGTCGACATCCAGGAGATCACCGACGCCGCGCAGGGGCGCACCGTCACGCTGGCGGAGCTCGTGGTCGCCCTCCTCCGCAACTACGACCCCGCCGCCGCGCCCGCGGGGTTCTCGTTCCCTACGCTGGTCCGCCAGTTCCTGAGCCAGACCGGCGCGCGCGGCTCCAAGATAGGCGAGTTCGAGAAGGACGCGCACGAGTTCGAGTGGCGCCTGCTCTTCGTGGCCGGCATGTGGTTCCAAGACCTCTTCAACTACGACTTCCGCCGCACCGAGATGTGCATCATCCCGTACGGCACGCAGATGGGCGAGATCAGCTTCTGCGCCTACAACACGGGCGTCGGCTGGCGGAACATCCTCGAGAAGATGAAGGCGAACGCGTCGGTGGCCGACTGGTACCGCGAGCACGGGCGCCACGCCGTTTACGCGAAGAACCAGGTGCTCTCGCTGCCGCCGGCGCTCGGCACGATCGTCCACGCGGGCGAGCCCGAGCCGGTCGCGACGCCCGCGCCGAAGCGCCGCGTCACGCTGCGGGTGCTGAACGACACGCCCTAA
- a CDS encoding LysM domain-containing protein: MTGRPFPARGLRLLGCAAAASVGLLVGHADVAAFPHTLQPGETLAQLAVGYYGSARFEAVLAGANGLDSRGASVVPGMRLEVPAPSHHRVVERETWPDLAERFLGDRRRADALAKMNHAVPWVPPSIAQEIEVPAVLVHIAGDDEKMSTLAARYFGEPNRYWELNAYNFRKNDGSAKADQLARGEVVLVPLFELVLTEGGKREARRGGQRVLSEGGGEAHVAQRRAETEIPPLLADVRGGRYVDAVARGNRLLGSGDLTRAQLAVIHRALLEAYVALDAWGAAVGACTAWRTASEASAPQAPRDAPRWELDPRTVSPKIRAACTGK; encoded by the coding sequence GTGACCGGCCGCCCCTTCCCGGCCCGCGGGCTACGCCTGCTGGGGTGTGCCGCCGCGGCATCCGTCGGGCTCCTCGTCGGCCATGCGGACGTCGCGGCCTTCCCCCACACGCTCCAGCCAGGCGAGACCCTCGCCCAGCTCGCGGTTGGCTACTACGGCAGCGCCCGGTTCGAGGCCGTGCTCGCCGGCGCGAACGGCCTCGACTCGCGCGGAGCGTCGGTCGTGCCGGGCATGCGCCTCGAGGTGCCCGCCCCCAGCCACCACCGCGTGGTGGAGCGCGAGACCTGGCCCGACCTCGCGGAGCGCTTCCTCGGCGATCGCCGGAGGGCCGACGCGCTCGCGAAAATGAACCACGCCGTCCCTTGGGTGCCGCCCTCGATCGCCCAGGAGATCGAGGTGCCCGCGGTGCTCGTCCACATCGCCGGCGACGACGAGAAGATGAGCACGCTCGCGGCACGCTACTTCGGCGAGCCGAACCGCTACTGGGAGCTCAACGCCTACAATTTCCGCAAGAACGACGGCTCCGCGAAGGCCGACCAGCTCGCTCGCGGCGAGGTCGTGCTCGTGCCCCTGTTCGAGCTCGTGCTCACCGAGGGCGGCAAGCGCGAGGCGCGCCGCGGCGGGCAGCGCGTGCTGAGCGAGGGCGGCGGCGAGGCGCACGTGGCGCAGCGCCGCGCCGAGACCGAGATCCCGCCCTTGCTCGCCGACGTGCGCGGCGGTCGGTACGTCGACGCGGTCGCGCGCGGCAACCGCCTGCTCGGCAGCGGAGATCTCACGCGCGCGCAGCTCGCGGTCATCCACCGCGCGCTCCTGGAGGCTTATGTGGCGCTCGACGCCTGGGGCGCGGCCGTGGGGGCGTGCACCGCGTGGCGCACGGCCAGCGAGGCGAGCGCGCCGCAGGCGCCGCGAGACGCCCCCCGGTGGGAGCTCGATCCCCGCACGGTGTCGCCTAAGATACGCGCGGCGTGCACCGGAAAATGA
- a CDS encoding ribonuclease HI, with protein MPWVVAELRGQRVLARCSEAGALVSAGGRVEIRYKPTDGRAYQAAAGNLAVVSPAKVLPDDHCAPADAVPRTKEEKKVVAAKKATTSAAAIPADAFVAYTDGACSGNPGPAGLGVVVTSPEGERHEASEYLGSATNNVAELTAILRAIEAVAPDRALVVHTDSQYAIGVLTKGWKAKANVELVAKTVALVKGRRGLRLVYVPGHAGVPLNERADELARLAVSSRKSTRLPALGAAGAKSAPSAPA; from the coding sequence ATGCCCTGGGTGGTCGCCGAGCTTCGAGGTCAGCGGGTGTTGGCGCGCTGCTCGGAGGCCGGGGCGCTCGTCTCCGCGGGCGGTCGCGTCGAGATCCGCTACAAGCCCACCGACGGCCGCGCGTACCAGGCCGCGGCCGGCAACCTCGCGGTCGTGAGCCCCGCGAAGGTGCTCCCCGACGACCACTGCGCGCCCGCCGACGCCGTCCCCCGCACGAAGGAAGAGAAGAAGGTCGTGGCCGCGAAGAAGGCCACGACCAGCGCGGCTGCGATCCCGGCAGACGCCTTCGTCGCGTACACCGACGGCGCCTGCTCCGGGAACCCGGGCCCCGCCGGGCTCGGCGTGGTGGTCACCTCCCCCGAGGGCGAGCGGCACGAGGCGAGCGAGTACCTCGGCTCGGCCACGAACAACGTCGCGGAGCTCACCGCCATCCTGCGCGCGATCGAGGCGGTCGCGCCAGACCGCGCGCTCGTGGTCCACACCGACAGCCAATACGCGATCGGGGTGCTCACCAAAGGGTGGAAGGCGAAGGCGAACGTCGAGCTCGTGGCCAAGACGGTCGCGCTCGTGAAGGGGCGCCGCGGGCTGCGGCTCGTGTACGTGCCGGGCCACGCCGGCGTGCCGCTCAACGAGCGCGCCGACGAGCTCGCGCGCCTCGCCGTGTCGAGCCGAAAGAGCACCCGCCTCCCGGCGCTCGGCGCGGCTGGCGCGAAGTCCGCGCCCAGCGCCCCGGCCTAG
- a CDS encoding SDR family oxidoreductase, with protein MTTIFRPGLFDGHVALITGGGSGIGLAVAHTLGELGAKIAICGRKREKLDAARAELEARGVTVFADACDIREPDAIGAFVDAVGAALGPVTVLVNNAGGQFPTSAESVSPRGWEAVVRNNLNGTFFMTQAVAVRHMLPAKRGRIVNVIANIARGFPGMVHTGAARAGVDNMTKTLAVEWAQHNVQVNAVAPGIIKTSGTDQYGPELLEMSRVRTPMKRLGCAEEVAELIAYLASEAAWFVTGETWYIDGGAHLWGDNWVIPESNGAPEPAVLATLRDKGGRAGDT; from the coding sequence ATGACCACCATCTTTCGACCCGGCCTCTTCGACGGCCACGTGGCCCTCATCACCGGCGGGGGTAGCGGCATCGGGCTCGCCGTCGCGCACACGCTCGGCGAGCTCGGCGCCAAGATCGCCATCTGCGGGCGCAAGCGCGAGAAGCTCGACGCGGCCCGCGCGGAGCTCGAGGCGCGCGGCGTCACGGTCTTCGCCGACGCGTGCGACATCCGCGAGCCCGACGCGATCGGCGCGTTCGTCGACGCGGTGGGCGCCGCGCTCGGCCCCGTGACGGTGCTCGTCAACAACGCGGGGGGCCAGTTCCCCACGAGCGCCGAGAGCGTCTCGCCGCGCGGGTGGGAGGCGGTCGTCCGCAACAACCTGAACGGCACGTTCTTCATGACCCAGGCGGTCGCCGTGCGGCACATGTTGCCGGCGAAGCGAGGGAGAATCGTGAATGTTATCGCAAATATAGCCAGGGGGTTCCCGGGCATGGTGCACACTGGCGCCGCGCGCGCGGGCGTCGACAACATGACCAAGACGCTCGCCGTCGAGTGGGCGCAGCACAACGTGCAGGTGAACGCCGTCGCGCCGGGCATCATCAAGACCTCGGGCACCGATCAGTACGGGCCGGAGCTGCTCGAGATGAGCCGCGTGCGCACGCCCATGAAGCGCCTCGGCTGCGCCGAGGAGGTGGCCGAGCTCATCGCGTACCTCGCGAGCGAGGCCGCCTGGTTCGTCACGGGCGAGACCTGGTACATCGACGGCGGCGCGCACCTGTGGGGCGACAACTGGGTCATCCCCGAGTCGAACGGCGCGCCCGAGCCCGCGGTGCTCGCGACGCTGCGCGACAAGGGCGGACGCGCCGGGGACACATGA
- a CDS encoding acyl-CoA thioesterase, producing MSRDEFTLLFPNRVRWAEVDRQDVVFNPHYFTYFDLAVCEYWRAARIAYPKGYVDVYGCDTFAVKATAQFHASARYDELLELGCRVTRIGATSLVFSLGVWRGDEHLTSGELVYVNTDLATRTATPWPEAFVASVLAFERVAPRVAVAPARPTE from the coding sequence ATGAGCCGCGACGAGTTCACGCTCCTCTTCCCGAACCGAGTCCGCTGGGCGGAGGTCGATCGCCAGGACGTCGTGTTCAACCCGCACTACTTCACGTACTTCGATCTGGCCGTGTGCGAGTACTGGCGCGCCGCCCGCATCGCCTACCCGAAGGGCTACGTCGACGTGTACGGGTGCGACACGTTCGCGGTGAAGGCCACCGCGCAATTTCACGCCTCGGCGCGCTACGACGAGCTGCTCGAGCTCGGCTGCCGCGTAACGCGTATCGGCGCGACCTCCCTCGTCTTTTCACTCGGGGTGTGGCGTGGCGACGAGCACCTCACCTCCGGTGAGCTCGTGTACGTGAACACCGACCTCGCGACCCGCACCGCGACGCCTTGGCCCGAGGCGTTCGTCGCCAGCGTCCTCGCCTTCGAGCGGGTCGCCCCGCGCGTCGCGGTCGCGCCCGCGCGGCCCACCGAGTGA